A genomic window from Elaeis guineensis isolate ETL-2024a chromosome 3, EG11, whole genome shotgun sequence includes:
- the LOC105041738 gene encoding glucomannan 4-beta-mannosyltransferase 9 isoform X2, producing the protein MEITAMRALLLVALATTAFASTAATPQGPALLKLNTWLHHHSILLSRGIDSSNVSHSLQQSVTQYLEFLHRYTEDSFPDQVSLIWREVRLKVMVPMLRAAVVLSMIMSVMLVMEAVHMSAVSLGVKLLRRKPEKRYKWEPITGDVEMGSQAYPMVLVQIPMYNEREVYKLSIGAACGLTWPTDRIIIQVLDDSTDPVIKDLVALECKIWASKGMNIKYVVRETRKGYKAGALKKGMEQSYVQQCDFVAIFDADFQPQSDFLMRTIPFLMYNSNIALVQARWDFGTAGVWRILAINEAGGWKDRTTVEDMDLAVRASLKGWKFLYVGDIKVKSELPCTYKAYCHQQHRWTCGAANLFRKMAWDVILSKEVSLCKKFHVIYSFFFVRRIIAPIVTFFLYCVVIPISVLVPEVSVPIWGMIYIPTTITILNAIRNPSSLHIMPFWILFENVMSMHRMKAALIGLLETANVNEWVVTKKLGDALMEKPDITLPVKSPNKFRDRFNLSELGFAVFLLFCASYNVAYGKNYCYVYIYLQAIAFVVMGIGYIGTFIFNS; encoded by the exons ATGGAGATCACGGCAATGAGAGCCCTACTACTGGTGGCTTTAGCCACCACTGCCTTCGCCTCCACAGCCGCCACCCCGCAAGGACCCGCCCTTCTCAAACTCAACACTTGGCTCCACCACCATTCCATCCTCCTCTCCAGAGGCATCGATTCAT CCAATGTATCGCACTCTCTTCAGCAATCTGTCACCCAATATCTGGAGTTCCTCCATCGCTACACCGAAGACTCGTTTCCCGACCAAGTGAGCTTAATCTGGAGGGAGGTGCGTCTGAAGGTGATGGTGCCGATGCTGAGAGCCGCTGTGGTGTTGTCGATGATCATGTCGGTGATGCTGGTGATGGAGGCGGTGCACATGAGTGCGGTGAGCCTTGGGGTCAAGCTTCTACGCCGGAAGCCGGAGAAGCGCTACAAATGGGAGCCCATAACAGGGGATGTGGAGATGGGGAGCCAGGCTTATCCCATGGTCCTTGTCCAGATTCCCATGTACAATGAGAGAGAG GTATACAAACTGTCCATTGGAGCAGCATGTGGACTTACCTGGCCAACGGACAGGATCATAATCCAAGTTTTGGACGACTCAACCGATCCGGTAATTAAG GATTTGGTGGCACTTGAGTGCAAGATTTGGGCAAGCAAaggcatgaatataaaatatgtaGTTCGGGAGACCAGGAAGGGGTACAAAGCAGGAGCCCTGAAAAAAGGAATGGAGCAAAGCTATGTCCAACAATGTGACTTTGTTGCCATATTTGATGCTGATTTCCAGCCACAATCTGATTTTCTTATGAGAACAATCCCTTTCCTCATGTATAATTCAAACATTGCTCTAGTTCAAGCACGGTGGGACTTTG GGACTGCTGGTGTCTGGCGAATATTGGCTATAAATGAAGCTGGAGGTTGGAAGGACCGAACGACTGTGGAAGATATGGACTTGGCTGTTCGAGCAAGTCTCAAGGGTTGGAAATTTTTATATGTTGGTGACATCAAG GTCAAAAGTGAACTGCCGTGTACATATAAGGCTTACTGTCACCAGCAGCATCGGTGGACATGTGGTGCTGCAAACCTATTTAGAAAGATGGCATGGGATGTTATATTGAGCAAG GAAGTATCCCTATGTAAGAAATTCCACGTGATCTATAGCTTTTTCTTTGTACGGAGAATTATAGCCCCAATTGTCACCTTTTTTCTCTACTGTGTGGTGATTCCAATATCAGTCTTGGTTCCAGAAGTCAGTGTTCCCATATGGGGGATGATTTATATCCCTACAACTATTACCATTCTCAATGCCATCAGAAATCCTAG CTCTCTCCATATAATGCCATTCTGGATTCTGTTTGAGAATGTCATGTCCATGCATCGCATGAAAGCAGCCCTGATCGGTTTATTGGAGACAGCAAATGTGAATGAATGGGTTGTAACGAAGAAGCTAGGAGATGCTCTCATGGAGAAGCCTGATATCACTTTGCCTGTAAAGTCCCCAAATAAGTTTAGAGACAG GTTCAACTTGTCAGAACTTGGATTTGCtgtctttctcttattttgtgcatccTATAATGTTGCCTATGGAAAGAACTACTGCTATGTCTACATCTACCTCCAAGCCATTGCTTTTGTTGTCATGGGCATTGGTTATATTGGCACCTTCATCTTCAACTCCTAG
- the LOC105041738 gene encoding glucomannan 4-beta-mannosyltransferase 9 isoform X1 — translation MEITAMRALLLVALATTAFASTAATPQGPALLKLNTWLHHHSILLSRGIDSSNVSHSLQQSVTQYLEFLHRYTEDSFPDQVSLIWREVRLKVMVPMLRAAVVLSMIMSVMLVMEAVHMSAVSLGVKLLRRKPEKRYKWEPITGDVEMGSQAYPMVLVQIPMYNEREVYKLSIGAACGLTWPTDRIIIQVLDDSTDPVIKDLVALECKIWASKGMNIKYVVRETRKGYKAGALKKGMEQSYVQQCDFVAIFDADFQPQSDFLMRTIPFLMYNSNIALVQARWDFVNYDQCLMTRIQKMSLDYHFKVEQEAGSSTHSFFGFNGTAGVWRILAINEAGGWKDRTTVEDMDLAVRASLKGWKFLYVGDIKVKSELPCTYKAYCHQQHRWTCGAANLFRKMAWDVILSKEVSLCKKFHVIYSFFFVRRIIAPIVTFFLYCVVIPISVLVPEVSVPIWGMIYIPTTITILNAIRNPSSLHIMPFWILFENVMSMHRMKAALIGLLETANVNEWVVTKKLGDALMEKPDITLPVKSPNKFRDRFNLSELGFAVFLLFCASYNVAYGKNYCYVYIYLQAIAFVVMGIGYIGTFIFNS, via the exons ATGGAGATCACGGCAATGAGAGCCCTACTACTGGTGGCTTTAGCCACCACTGCCTTCGCCTCCACAGCCGCCACCCCGCAAGGACCCGCCCTTCTCAAACTCAACACTTGGCTCCACCACCATTCCATCCTCCTCTCCAGAGGCATCGATTCAT CCAATGTATCGCACTCTCTTCAGCAATCTGTCACCCAATATCTGGAGTTCCTCCATCGCTACACCGAAGACTCGTTTCCCGACCAAGTGAGCTTAATCTGGAGGGAGGTGCGTCTGAAGGTGATGGTGCCGATGCTGAGAGCCGCTGTGGTGTTGTCGATGATCATGTCGGTGATGCTGGTGATGGAGGCGGTGCACATGAGTGCGGTGAGCCTTGGGGTCAAGCTTCTACGCCGGAAGCCGGAGAAGCGCTACAAATGGGAGCCCATAACAGGGGATGTGGAGATGGGGAGCCAGGCTTATCCCATGGTCCTTGTCCAGATTCCCATGTACAATGAGAGAGAG GTATACAAACTGTCCATTGGAGCAGCATGTGGACTTACCTGGCCAACGGACAGGATCATAATCCAAGTTTTGGACGACTCAACCGATCCGGTAATTAAG GATTTGGTGGCACTTGAGTGCAAGATTTGGGCAAGCAAaggcatgaatataaaatatgtaGTTCGGGAGACCAGGAAGGGGTACAAAGCAGGAGCCCTGAAAAAAGGAATGGAGCAAAGCTATGTCCAACAATGTGACTTTGTTGCCATATTTGATGCTGATTTCCAGCCACAATCTGATTTTCTTATGAGAACAATCCCTTTCCTCATGTATAATTCAAACATTGCTCTAGTTCAAGCACGGTGGGACTTTG TGAATTACGACCAGTGCCTGATGACAAGGATACAGAAGATGTCCCTAGATTATCACTTCAAAGTAGAACAAGAAGCAGGCTCATCTACCCATTCCTTCTTCGGTTTCAACG GGACTGCTGGTGTCTGGCGAATATTGGCTATAAATGAAGCTGGAGGTTGGAAGGACCGAACGACTGTGGAAGATATGGACTTGGCTGTTCGAGCAAGTCTCAAGGGTTGGAAATTTTTATATGTTGGTGACATCAAG GTCAAAAGTGAACTGCCGTGTACATATAAGGCTTACTGTCACCAGCAGCATCGGTGGACATGTGGTGCTGCAAACCTATTTAGAAAGATGGCATGGGATGTTATATTGAGCAAG GAAGTATCCCTATGTAAGAAATTCCACGTGATCTATAGCTTTTTCTTTGTACGGAGAATTATAGCCCCAATTGTCACCTTTTTTCTCTACTGTGTGGTGATTCCAATATCAGTCTTGGTTCCAGAAGTCAGTGTTCCCATATGGGGGATGATTTATATCCCTACAACTATTACCATTCTCAATGCCATCAGAAATCCTAG CTCTCTCCATATAATGCCATTCTGGATTCTGTTTGAGAATGTCATGTCCATGCATCGCATGAAAGCAGCCCTGATCGGTTTATTGGAGACAGCAAATGTGAATGAATGGGTTGTAACGAAGAAGCTAGGAGATGCTCTCATGGAGAAGCCTGATATCACTTTGCCTGTAAAGTCCCCAAATAAGTTTAGAGACAG GTTCAACTTGTCAGAACTTGGATTTGCtgtctttctcttattttgtgcatccTATAATGTTGCCTATGGAAAGAACTACTGCTATGTCTACATCTACCTCCAAGCCATTGCTTTTGTTGTCATGGGCATTGGTTATATTGGCACCTTCATCTTCAACTCCTAG